A genomic segment from uncultured Vibrio sp. encodes:
- a CDS encoding aromatic ring-hydroxylating dioxygenase subunit alpha, translating to MTQNDILNISYSSLEVARAEMKKMLEERRINYSLPRPLYNDPLLFKIDVEEIFQKEWLFVGMTSEIPSKGDYFTVEIAQSPVLIVRDADGQVNAFHNTCRHRGSRICLEHRGKVANLVCPYHQWTYDTKGNLLFAGTEMGDEFDMQKHKLKPVHCKTAGGFIFICLGEQPPESDFDEFLATLEEYMEPYDVENTKLAVESNMYEKANWKLVLENNRECYHCSGSHPELLNTLLEWDDTNDPRAPKEFLDYYERMAAEWDAESIPHEHKKYGSRNRLVRMPLKEGTSVMTIDGSASSQKLLGRIKNDKLGSLRILHLPNSWNHMQSDHFIVFRVLPISAQESMVTTKWFVHKDAIEGVDYDPENLRRVWDATNEQDRRLGEENQRGINSLSYEPGPYSETFEFGVIDFINWYAERIQEKL from the coding sequence ATGACACAAAACGATATTCTCAACATCAGCTACTCGAGCCTAGAAGTAGCTCGAGCAGAAATGAAAAAAATGCTCGAAGAGCGTCGTATTAATTATTCACTACCGCGTCCGTTGTATAACGATCCACTTCTATTCAAAATTGATGTAGAAGAGATCTTTCAGAAGGAGTGGTTATTTGTTGGCATGACGAGTGAGATACCGTCAAAAGGTGACTACTTTACAGTAGAAATCGCACAAAGCCCTGTGCTCATCGTGCGTGACGCAGACGGTCAAGTTAACGCGTTCCACAATACGTGTCGCCACCGCGGTTCTCGAATCTGTTTAGAGCACAGAGGAAAAGTGGCCAATTTGGTTTGTCCTTACCACCAGTGGACTTACGACACAAAAGGGAATTTGTTATTCGCCGGTACTGAAATGGGCGATGAGTTTGATATGCAAAAACACAAACTCAAACCAGTTCATTGTAAAACTGCAGGTGGCTTTATCTTTATCTGCCTTGGCGAGCAGCCACCAGAATCAGATTTTGATGAGTTCCTAGCGACGCTAGAAGAATACATGGAACCGTACGATGTCGAGAACACCAAACTCGCTGTTGAATCCAACATGTATGAAAAAGCGAACTGGAAACTTGTTCTGGAAAACAACCGCGAATGTTATCACTGTAGCGGTAGCCATCCAGAGCTACTAAACACGCTTCTGGAGTGGGATGACACGAACGATCCTCGTGCTCCCAAAGAGTTCTTAGATTACTACGAGCGTATGGCTGCAGAGTGGGATGCAGAATCGATCCCGCACGAACATAAAAAATACGGCAGTAGAAACCGCCTGGTGCGTATGCCTTTGAAAGAAGGGACGTCTGTAATGACCATCGATGGTTCGGCCAGTTCACAAAAACTGCTAGGCCGTATCAAAAATGACAAGTTGGGCTCTTTACGTATTTTGCATCTACCTAACTCGTGGAACCACATGCAAAGTGATCACTTTATCGTTTTCCGCGTTCTGCCAATCTCAGCGCAAGAATCGATGGTAACGACCAAGTGGTTTGTTCACAAAGACGCGATTGAAGGTGTGGATTATGATCCAGAAAACCTACGTCGTGTTTGGGACGCAACAAACGAACAGGACCGTCGACTTGGTGAAGAGAACCAACGTGGTATCAACTCACTAAGCTACGAACCAGGACCTTACTCTGAAACGTTTGAGTTTGGTGTTATTGATTTCATCAACTGGTACGCAGAACGAATCCAGGAAAAGTTGTAA
- the gabT gene encoding 4-aminobutyrate--2-oxoglutarate transaminase: MTNQQLHERRNQVFSNGMGALYPLYVAKAENALIWDVEGNRYIDFAAGIAVNNTGHANKRITEAVKAQLDNFSHTCALVTPYESFVELAEKLTQIAPGDSEKKAIFLTTGAEAVENAVKVARAHTGRSGVIAFKGAFHGRTNLTMALTGKVAPYKASFGPFPGEVFHAPYPNEFHGVSVEQSLQALEDLFACDIEAARVAAIIFEPVQGEGGFYQAPVAFAQGLRDICDKYGIMLIADEIQAGFARTGKMFATEYLGIEPDMVTMAKGIAGGFPISAVVGKADVMDSAPAGGLGGTYAGSPMGCVAGLEVLKIIEEEQLCAKAIGIGEVVNVRMTKLQETVPQIGQVRTIGAMMAIEFTDPESGQPLQDLTKAIISKAQENGVILLSCGVKANVIRLLPALTIESEVLNEGLDKLEKIIKELV, translated from the coding sequence ATGACTAACCAACAACTACACGAGAGAAGAAATCAGGTATTTTCTAACGGTATGGGCGCACTTTACCCACTGTATGTTGCCAAAGCTGAAAACGCCCTAATCTGGGATGTGGAAGGCAATAGATATATCGATTTTGCGGCGGGAATTGCGGTAAACAATACGGGTCACGCCAACAAGCGTATTACTGAGGCAGTAAAAGCACAGTTAGATAACTTTTCTCATACCTGCGCTTTGGTGACACCTTATGAATCGTTTGTTGAGTTGGCAGAGAAGTTAACTCAAATCGCACCGGGCGACTCAGAAAAGAAAGCGATTTTCCTGACTACAGGCGCGGAAGCCGTGGAAAACGCGGTAAAAGTGGCTCGTGCACACACTGGTCGTAGCGGCGTGATTGCATTTAAAGGTGCTTTCCATGGTCGTACTAACCTGACGATGGCTCTGACGGGTAAAGTAGCGCCGTACAAAGCGAGTTTTGGTCCGTTCCCTGGCGAAGTCTTCCATGCGCCGTACCCGAACGAGTTCCACGGTGTATCTGTAGAACAAAGCTTGCAAGCACTTGAGGACCTATTCGCTTGTGATATCGAAGCAGCACGTGTTGCGGCGATCATTTTCGAACCAGTACAAGGTGAAGGCGGATTCTACCAAGCACCAGTTGCCTTCGCGCAAGGCTTACGTGATATCTGTGATAAATATGGAATCATGTTGATTGCTGATGAAATCCAAGCGGGCTTTGCACGTACTGGTAAAATGTTTGCCACTGAGTATTTAGGTATCGAACCAGACATGGTGACTATGGCAAAAGGCATTGCTGGTGGCTTCCCAATTTCTGCCGTGGTTGGCAAAGCTGACGTTATGGACTCAGCACCAGCCGGTGGACTTGGTGGTACCTATGCAGGCTCTCCGATGGGCTGTGTTGCTGGTCTGGAAGTGTTAAAGATCATTGAAGAAGAGCAGTTGTGTGCAAAAGCGATCGGTATTGGTGAAGTTGTCAACGTACGTATGACGAAACTGCAAGAGACGGTTCCACAAATCGGTCAGGTACGTACGATTGGCGCGATGATGGCAATCGAGTTCACTGATCCAGAATCTGGTCAGCCACTACAAGATCTTACTAAGGCAATCATTAGCAAGGCGCAAGAGAATGGTGTTATCCTGCTTTCTTGTGGCGTAAAAGCGAATGTAATTCGTCTACTTCCAGCACTGACCATTGAATCTGAAGTTCTCAACGAAGGCTTGGATAAACTAGAGAAAATTATCAAAGAGCTGGTTTAA
- a CDS encoding universal stress protein, whose product MSLKRILMPVDLSHTDVVQKEIDMALKLIDEQGVIDMLYVDEARVHHSMVPTAFGSAFSAQHQSAFDCVQTMLETYVPKQHRGKAIVRNGVVFDEVLLQAKYSQVDAIVMASANPNFRSYCLGSNAAKIVRHSHCSVFVVKGDPT is encoded by the coding sequence ATGAGTCTCAAGCGAATTCTAATGCCAGTCGACCTTTCACATACCGATGTAGTGCAAAAAGAGATCGACATGGCGCTTAAGTTGATCGACGAACAAGGCGTCATAGACATGTTATATGTCGATGAAGCACGGGTGCATCACAGTATGGTTCCGACTGCATTTGGTAGCGCTTTTTCAGCTCAACATCAAAGTGCCTTTGATTGTGTACAGACGATGTTAGAAACCTATGTGCCAAAACAACATCGTGGTAAAGCGATTGTTCGAAATGGTGTGGTGTTTGATGAAGTGTTGCTGCAAGCCAAATACTCTCAAGTGGATGCCATAGTGATGGCATCCGCAAATCCGAATTTTCGCTCATATTGCTTAGGTTCTAATGCCGCAAAGATAGTTCGCCATTCTCACTGTTCGGTGTTTGTGGTGAAAGGCGATCCTACTTAA
- a CDS encoding TRAP transporter large permease subunit — protein MSIEVLTLLLVGCILFTFALGAPVGLALGGIAMGIGYLTWGEGIFNLVPTTIESNFFSFILLAIPLYIYMGQLLTRSGIGDAMFNASQMVIGRVRGSLAVSVIGVCSMIGAMVGIIGAGIMTSGSIALKPMLERGYDKRLALGVIMAGGGLGILIPPSIPMIMYAATTQNSVGRMFLAALIPALISIVLLMAYVIISCKLNPKKAPLGTGSESKMTGKEKFTTARDGLFSLLLIVAVLGSIITGIATPTESGAIGVVGAIILAIVFKRFRFEMFKSSGFETAMLVSVSMWIILGASLFSNFHMLSGVQNMVAQITEDLGLPPWGVIILMQVIMLLLGFIIDELIIVLMCAPLFTPIVVSLGYDPIWFGILMILNIEIAVQTPPYGFALFYLKGISPPGVSMMDIYRSILPFIALKLCVLILCMMFPEVVMWLPNTVMGVN, from the coding sequence ATGAGTATTGAAGTTCTTACGCTGTTATTAGTTGGTTGTATTCTATTCACGTTTGCCTTAGGTGCACCTGTTGGTCTTGCTCTGGGTGGTATCGCAATGGGAATAGGTTACCTTACTTGGGGGGAGGGGATCTTCAACCTAGTTCCAACAACCATTGAGAGTAACTTTTTTAGTTTTATTTTGCTGGCGATTCCTCTGTATATCTATATGGGTCAATTGCTGACTCGTTCTGGAATTGGTGATGCGATGTTTAATGCCAGTCAAATGGTTATTGGGCGTGTTCGCGGTTCACTCGCGGTCAGTGTGATCGGCGTTTGTTCCATGATCGGCGCTATGGTCGGCATTATCGGGGCAGGGATCATGACGTCGGGTAGCATTGCGTTAAAACCAATGCTTGAGCGTGGCTATGATAAGCGATTGGCTCTCGGCGTGATTATGGCTGGCGGTGGTTTGGGAATTTTGATCCCACCAAGTATACCGATGATTATGTATGCGGCGACGACACAAAACTCAGTCGGTCGTATGTTCTTAGCGGCGCTTATTCCCGCTCTTATCTCTATTGTTTTGCTGATGGCTTACGTGATCATTAGCTGTAAGCTTAATCCGAAAAAAGCACCGCTAGGCACGGGTAGTGAAAGCAAAATGACGGGTAAAGAGAAATTCACCACGGCACGTGATGGTCTTTTTTCTCTGTTACTGATCGTGGCGGTATTGGGCAGCATCATTACTGGTATCGCTACGCCAACCGAGTCGGGTGCGATCGGGGTTGTTGGTGCGATCATACTTGCGATTGTTTTTAAACGATTCCGTTTCGAGATGTTCAAATCATCAGGGTTTGAAACTGCGATGCTGGTCAGCGTGTCGATGTGGATCATTTTAGGCGCGTCACTATTTAGTAACTTCCACATGTTAAGTGGCGTGCAAAATATGGTGGCGCAAATTACTGAGGATCTGGGCTTACCGCCTTGGGGCGTGATTATCTTGATGCAGGTGATCATGTTATTGCTTGGCTTCATTATTGATGAATTGATCATCGTTTTGATGTGCGCGCCGTTGTTTACGCCTATCGTCGTATCTCTGGGTTATGACCCGATCTGGTTCGGTATTTTGATGATCCTAAACATCGAAATCGCAGTGCAAACGCCGCCTTATGGTTTCGCGCTGTTTTATCTAAAAGGGATTTCACCTCCTGGCGTCAGTATGATGGACATCTATCGCTCGATTCTTCCGTTTATCGCGCTAAAACTGTGCGTACTGATCCTGTGCATGATGTTCCCTGAAGTCGTGATGTGGTTACCCAATACCGTGATGGGAGTAAATTAA
- a CDS encoding TRAP transporter small permease, translating to MLIRVLKIYCRGINQIIYWIGLSASILMPVLAATVAFEVFSRYVLGSPTIWAYDVSLFLFGYIAALGGALAQQNKAHINVDVLYLSVSKRVRSLFNLVSYSLAIFFLCVVLMMALGKFEEAIEFNYRRQSEWAPSMAHFWVMMIVACGAFIVQFTSDIIQDLYYLVTGKALIEQVPEEREQTETLVDSAEGI from the coding sequence ATGTTGATTAGAGTATTAAAAATCTACTGTCGCGGTATTAATCAGATAATTTATTGGATTGGCCTTTCTGCCTCCATCTTAATGCCTGTTCTCGCTGCTACCGTTGCCTTTGAAGTCTTTTCTCGTTATGTGCTCGGCAGTCCAACTATTTGGGCGTATGACGTTTCACTTTTCTTATTCGGGTATATAGCGGCGTTGGGTGGGGCACTGGCTCAACAAAATAAGGCCCATATTAATGTGGATGTGCTGTACCTCTCGGTATCTAAGCGTGTCCGTTCACTGTTTAACCTTGTGTCTTATTCATTGGCCATATTCTTTCTTTGTGTGGTTTTAATGATGGCACTGGGTAAATTTGAAGAAGCTATCGAGTTTAATTACCGTCGCCAGTCCGAGTGGGCGCCTTCGATGGCTCATTTCTGGGTAATGATGATCGTCGCTTGTGGGGCGTTTATCGTCCAGTTTACCAGCGACATTATTCAAGACCTCTACTATCTGGTAACTGGCAAAGCGCTTATCGAACAAGTTCCTGAAGAACGTGAACAAACAGAGACATTAGTAGACTCAGCGGAGGGCATATGA
- a CDS encoding TRAP transporter substrate-binding protein: MFKNLGKLKKGSLAKIVAACSLAISSTLFTVPQAFAAEHNWRFVNLYPRGTAYGEVYKDFANNIETMSNGRISVQVMYSGEGVGQTGVLGSVKSGLITMGAPFQPMHAGEFPAGVVEVGLPGMTDDVGELSALFHEKGWGKVLQEAYDKQNLVWLEPYIQLPVYVLTKKPINSIEDFQGLKIRAPGAYGKFLRNLGASPASLSYSEIYTSLATGVIDGSIGSNIIDHRDGNHVEVAKYMYRLPIAGAQTLPIVVNKGAWNKLSDDLKAIVRAASAVHAREQMTKSRLWESQAIAEMEAKGMKWSPEPSEQDKAKWNESAGSLWKEYADSDKYSQRLIKIVQDTQ; this comes from the coding sequence ATGTTTAAAAACTTAGGAAAGCTGAAAAAAGGAAGTCTAGCCAAAATTGTTGCTGCTTGTTCTCTTGCAATTTCAAGCACTTTATTCACGGTTCCTCAAGCGTTTGCAGCTGAACATAATTGGCGTTTTGTAAACCTGTATCCACGTGGTACGGCATATGGTGAAGTGTATAAAGACTTTGCTAACAACATTGAAACGATGTCAAACGGTCGTATTTCTGTTCAAGTTATGTACTCAGGTGAAGGTGTAGGGCAAACGGGTGTTCTTGGCTCAGTGAAATCAGGCTTGATAACAATGGGCGCTCCTTTCCAACCAATGCATGCTGGTGAGTTCCCAGCAGGTGTTGTGGAAGTTGGTTTGCCTGGTATGACCGATGACGTTGGTGAACTTAGCGCACTGTTTCATGAAAAAGGTTGGGGTAAAGTCTTACAAGAGGCATACGATAAGCAAAACCTAGTTTGGCTTGAACCTTATATTCAGCTACCCGTTTATGTCCTAACGAAAAAACCAATCAATTCAATTGAAGATTTCCAAGGTCTGAAGATTCGTGCTCCTGGTGCATACGGCAAATTCTTACGCAATTTGGGTGCCTCTCCTGCGTCACTCTCTTACAGCGAAATTTACACCAGTTTAGCAACGGGCGTTATTGATGGCTCGATTGGCAGTAATATTATTGACCACCGTGACGGAAACCACGTTGAAGTAGCAAAATACATGTATCGCCTACCAATTGCTGGCGCGCAAACTTTACCGATTGTGGTTAACAAGGGTGCATGGAACAAACTATCGGATGATTTGAAAGCGATTGTTCGAGCGGCCAGTGCGGTTCATGCCCGTGAGCAGATGACTAAATCTCGTCTTTGGGAATCACAAGCTATCGCTGAAATGGAAGCGAAAGGCATGAAGTGGAGCCCTGAGCCGAGTGAGCAAGACAAAGCCAAATGGAACGAAAGTGCAGGCTCACTTTGGAAAGAATATGCAGATTCTGACAAGTATAGCCAGCGCCTAATTAAGATCGTTCAAGACACCCAATAA
- a CDS encoding NAD-dependent succinate-semialdehyde dehydrogenase, translating into MTDLVLSHGFINGEWVEAHDGKQVEVVNPASGEVITSVPDMGKEESEAAIMAAHSAFQEWRTTTAKYRAGLLKKWFDLITENADQLAKLLTTEQGKPYKEAYGEVLYGASFIEWFAEEAKRMYGDVIPSGNPNNRYMTIKQPIGVVTAITPWNFPVAMITRKVGPALAAGCTVVIKPGEDTPLCALAMVKLAEQAGIPKGVLNVVTTSRPALVGDVLCCHPLVSKISFTGSTPVGKLILRQAADTVKKVSLELGGNAPFIVFDDADIDKAVLGAVISKYRNAGQTCVCTNRFYIHDAVYDEFMDKFTSAVKALKIGDGLVEGTEIGPLINQKAFEKISSLVETAIEQGATLALGGQGLENGQQFYQPTILTDVTEAMDIAHQELFGPISTIFRFNDEQDVIRRANDTPYGLAAYFYTRDHSRVWRISEALEYGILGINEGIISTEVAPFGGVKESGCGREGSKYGIEDYLEIKYLCHGI; encoded by the coding sequence ATGACAGATTTGGTCTTATCCCATGGTTTTATCAATGGGGAGTGGGTTGAAGCGCACGATGGCAAGCAAGTTGAGGTAGTAAATCCAGCTTCGGGAGAAGTAATTACCTCTGTCCCTGATATGGGCAAGGAAGAATCGGAAGCCGCCATCATGGCCGCTCATTCAGCGTTTCAAGAATGGCGAACCACTACGGCTAAATATCGCGCTGGATTGTTAAAAAAATGGTTCGATTTAATTACCGAAAACGCAGATCAACTCGCCAAGCTACTCACGACGGAGCAAGGTAAACCATACAAAGAAGCTTATGGCGAAGTGCTCTACGGTGCATCGTTTATTGAATGGTTTGCTGAAGAAGCCAAAAGAATGTACGGCGATGTGATTCCGTCAGGCAATCCGAACAATCGCTACATGACGATTAAGCAACCTATCGGTGTTGTCACCGCGATTACTCCATGGAATTTTCCTGTTGCGATGATCACTCGTAAAGTTGGTCCCGCTTTGGCTGCGGGTTGTACTGTCGTGATTAAGCCGGGTGAAGACACACCGCTGTGTGCATTAGCGATGGTAAAGCTTGCCGAGCAAGCAGGCATTCCAAAAGGGGTGCTCAACGTCGTGACTACTTCTCGTCCAGCTTTAGTCGGGGACGTACTATGCTGTCACCCCTTAGTCAGTAAAATCTCCTTCACTGGCTCAACGCCTGTTGGAAAACTGATCCTTCGCCAAGCTGCAGATACGGTTAAAAAAGTATCGTTAGAGCTAGGGGGAAATGCACCATTTATTGTTTTTGACGACGCCGATATCGATAAAGCGGTTTTGGGTGCAGTGATTTCTAAATACCGAAATGCAGGGCAAACCTGTGTCTGTACCAACCGTTTCTACATTCATGATGCCGTGTACGATGAGTTTATGGATAAATTCACTTCAGCAGTGAAAGCACTCAAGATAGGTGATGGTTTAGTCGAAGGTACCGAGATCGGTCCGCTAATCAATCAAAAAGCATTTGAAAAAATATCGAGTTTGGTAGAAACAGCAATAGAGCAAGGTGCAACGTTAGCGTTAGGTGGCCAGGGGCTGGAGAACGGTCAGCAGTTTTATCAACCAACCATCTTAACGGATGTGACTGAAGCGATGGATATTGCTCATCAGGAGCTGTTTGGTCCGATTTCAACTATCTTCCGATTTAATGATGAGCAGGATGTGATTCGTCGTGCCAACGACACGCCATATGGCTTAGCGGCTTATTTCTATACACGAGATCACAGTCGCGTATGGCGCATCAGTGAAGCGCTTGAGTATGGGATTCTTGGCATCAACGAAGGTATTATTTCGACGGAAGTGGCGCCATTTGGTGGCGTGAAGGAGTCGGGCTGTGGGCGTGAAGGATCTAAGTATGGCATTGAAGACTACTTAGAAATCAAATACTTGTGCCACGGAATTTAA
- a CDS encoding LysR family transcriptional regulator gives MTRNAVPIGHIGDYEIKQLKIFKVVADCGGFSAAETELNVSRSTISIHISNLESRLNLVLCRRGRSGFALTEEGAVVYEATVKLLGELEDFRNTINHLDIQPSGSLEVLFSDNISLDNRAKMPEVIRKFSNIAKEVYLTAEVARMTEIERKVLQDEADIGFIPFHRKLDGLEYEHIYTDICYLYASKDNPLAKLSDNELSDDIINGFPVVYAGLKPQELLHSPLSKMNLKATAYNYESRMALILSSRFIGYLPENYAQPYVDAGELVPISPAERYYHVEIMAITKKTLSINKLRSLFIKTMRDIYRKQNA, from the coding sequence ATGACAAGAAACGCCGTACCTATTGGTCACATTGGTGACTACGAAATAAAACAACTGAAAATTTTTAAAGTCGTCGCGGATTGTGGTGGTTTTTCCGCAGCGGAAACCGAGCTAAACGTGAGTCGGTCCACAATCAGTATTCACATATCCAATCTTGAATCTCGATTAAACCTTGTCTTATGTCGTCGCGGACGCTCCGGGTTTGCATTAACGGAAGAAGGAGCCGTAGTCTATGAAGCAACAGTAAAATTACTTGGAGAGCTTGAAGATTTTCGCAATACGATTAACCATCTAGACATTCAACCTTCTGGCAGCCTAGAAGTACTATTTAGCGACAACATAAGTTTGGATAATAGGGCTAAGATGCCTGAAGTGATACGAAAATTCTCCAACATAGCCAAAGAAGTTTACTTAACGGCCGAAGTGGCCAGGATGACCGAAATAGAACGTAAAGTCCTGCAAGACGAGGCGGATATCGGCTTTATTCCTTTTCATCGCAAGCTGGATGGTTTGGAGTATGAACATATCTATACCGACATTTGCTATCTTTATGCCAGTAAAGACAATCCGCTTGCCAAACTTTCTGATAACGAATTGTCTGATGACATCATCAATGGCTTCCCTGTCGTTTATGCAGGATTAAAGCCGCAGGAGTTGCTCCATTCACCTCTAAGTAAAATGAACTTAAAAGCCACCGCTTATAACTACGAATCACGGATGGCTTTGATATTGTCTTCCCGATTTATTGGTTACTTACCGGAAAACTATGCCCAGCCATACGTAGACGCTGGGGAACTCGTGCCTATAAGCCCAGCCGAAAGATACTATCATGTAGAAATAATGGCGATCACCAAAAAGACCCTTTCGATTAATAAACTACGCTCATTGTTTATCAAAACCATGCGGGATATTTACCGTAAGCAAAATGCATAA